The Thaumasiovibrio subtropicus genome window below encodes:
- a CDS encoding helix-turn-helix domain-containing protein, with the protein MADANPLQLSLYHPRGCLSASVQALWVASASESHAVEAWLPGDIGSGIVFNLTNTIAINQQPFETGVILQPVSKDSALLAMPAGSVMAGMRFHPAVGYGVMNRLCDTPTPLVANTVFEHALLSLFKQLSASTGPYAKMNSLYRWLKIHLRFSEQIPPSLASALNALSLAEGLNPDTLTISQRQLERQFQRWLGVTPKQAARILRVKRTREALKQSHAPLVDIALSQGFSDQAHMTREFKQIAKVTPYGYVKRVRGRYSE; encoded by the coding sequence ATGGCAGACGCGAATCCTTTACAGCTCTCTTTGTACCATCCGCGTGGTTGTTTATCTGCGTCGGTGCAAGCGTTGTGGGTCGCATCTGCGAGCGAGTCTCACGCAGTTGAAGCTTGGCTGCCGGGGGATATTGGCAGTGGGATAGTGTTTAATTTGACGAACACAATCGCGATAAACCAACAACCGTTTGAGACGGGGGTGATTCTGCAACCGGTCAGTAAAGACAGCGCCTTGCTGGCCATGCCCGCAGGCAGTGTAATGGCCGGCATGCGGTTTCACCCCGCGGTGGGATATGGGGTGATGAATAGGCTTTGCGATACGCCTACGCCTTTAGTGGCGAACACGGTCTTTGAGCACGCATTGCTCTCGTTATTTAAGCAACTTTCTGCCTCTACGGGGCCTTATGCGAAAATGAACAGTCTTTACCGTTGGCTGAAAATCCACCTCCGTTTTAGTGAACAGATCCCTCCCTCACTTGCCAGTGCCTTGAATGCGTTAAGCCTTGCTGAAGGGCTCAATCCAGACACCTTAACCATTAGCCAACGGCAGCTAGAGCGGCAATTTCAGCGCTGGTTAGGGGTAACCCCAAAACAAGCGGCACGTATTCTCCGCGTTAAGCGCACCCGAGAAGCACTAAAACAATCACATGCTCCTCTGGTGGATATCGCCCTATCGCAAGGCTTTTCCGACCAAGCCCATATGACGCGAGAGTTCAAACAAATCGCGAAAGTCACGCCTTATGGGTATGTGAAGCGGGTGAGGGGGCGTTACTCGGAATAG
- a CDS encoding carboxymuconolactone decarboxylase family protein, producing MTARIDYMAVAPEALKILLSQEAYLAQHFADSQTLSVTLWELVKLRISQINQCAFCIDMHTKDALKYGETPERIIGLSAWREMPLYTVNERAALAWAEQLTAAKAASDEMYQHTLAKLGERGIVDLTIAVNAINSWNRIVKAFQPVVGEYQPS from the coding sequence ATGACAGCACGAATCGATTATATGGCGGTAGCGCCAGAAGCACTCAAGATTTTACTTTCACAAGAAGCCTACTTGGCCCAGCACTTTGCTGACAGTCAAACCCTCTCAGTGACCCTATGGGAGTTAGTAAAACTGCGTATATCGCAAATCAACCAGTGCGCATTTTGTATTGATATGCACACCAAAGATGCACTTAAGTATGGTGAGACACCAGAACGCATTATTGGCTTGAGCGCATGGCGAGAGATGCCGCTTTACACTGTAAATGAGCGTGCAGCGCTAGCATGGGCAGAGCAGTTAACAGCGGCAAAAGCGGCATCAGATGAGATGTATCAGCATACGTTGGCGAAGTTGGGTGAGCGTGGTATCGTCGACCTAACGATAGCCGTCAATGCGATCAACAGTTGGAACCGTATTGTGAAAGCGTTTCAACCCGTGGTCGGTGAGTATCAACCTAGCTAA
- a CDS encoding MurR/RpiR family transcriptional regulator, protein MSEIANKVTALMETGSPTERKLSRLIVERHFDITDLSAKALGDMCDASNASVVRYARSLGCSGYSELKMALYGKKDQPVDSSELYQTLDKADSTPELIAKSKSLFTSGIERSLDLIDPDVLDLCAEKIIRSGKVVLIGIGASALVAAEINHKLIRIGINVQFNVDYHSQLVHASLMKADDVAIIISARGNTKEAIMALESAKEAGASVIALTRYGKDKISQMADWVIPYFYNEQHSQLGIVTPQLMQSVVFDVLFFKITAMMGDDVAHPLSKAISTVSRTQS, encoded by the coding sequence ATGAGCGAGATAGCAAACAAAGTGACGGCACTGATGGAAACAGGTAGCCCAACCGAGAGAAAACTATCTCGCTTAATTGTCGAGCGCCATTTTGATATTACCGATTTAAGTGCCAAGGCATTGGGCGACATGTGCGATGCGAGCAATGCCTCTGTTGTTCGTTATGCACGCAGCCTGGGTTGCAGTGGTTATTCGGAATTGAAAATGGCGCTATATGGCAAGAAAGACCAGCCTGTAGACTCCTCAGAACTCTACCAAACCCTTGATAAAGCCGACTCTACGCCAGAGTTGATTGCGAAATCCAAGTCACTCTTTACCTCTGGGATTGAACGTTCACTGGATTTGATTGATCCTGACGTACTCGATCTCTGTGCTGAGAAAATTATCCGTAGCGGCAAGGTCGTGTTGATTGGCATTGGCGCTTCCGCGTTGGTCGCGGCAGAGATCAACCATAAGTTGATCCGTATTGGCATCAATGTGCAGTTTAACGTTGATTATCACTCTCAACTGGTGCATGCGTCGCTCATGAAGGCCGACGATGTGGCCATTATCATTTCTGCACGCGGGAATACGAAAGAAGCGATCATGGCTTTGGAAAGTGCCAAAGAGGCAGGCGCATCAGTGATCGCGCTCACCCGTTACGGCAAAGATAAAATCTCGCAAATGGCCGATTGGGTTATCCCCTATTTCTACAATGAGCAGCATTCGCAACTTGGCATCGTGACCCCGCAATTAATGCAGAGTGTCGTGTTTGATGTGTTGTTCTTTAAAATCACCGCCATGATGGGGGATGACGTCGCTCACCCGCTTTCAAAAGCGATCTCTACTGTGAGTCGCACTCAGAGTTAA
- a CDS encoding PTS transporter subunit EIIC codes for MGKKIEHLENIASAIEKHIGGLDNVATLTHCMTRVRIVLKDRSLMDMDGLKKCDGISGVVDAGEQYQVIVGMGTAGKVHGVLNKRYQGDSAVDDQTFAPQKLTLRGALNTLAAIFVPTIPALIGCGLVLGLVNIFKLLAPGVVEAYPDIFTLFTVVGRVVFAVLSIMIGMNTAKELKASPAIGAVMAGLLMSPSLANVTLFGEKLTPNGGGLFAVLMVCLFSSKFEVWFRSRCRESLDLILTPLVTIMVSAFVALFIMQPIAHTVNVWLGSVVSTALLGDSAGSVAVGGVLGGGFLFLLLTGLHQGLIPIHAQILETFGLNYLFPILAMGGMGQVGAAAYVYLKTKNARLKKTIAGALPVGIVGVGEPLLFGVSLPLGKTFIAGCLGGFAGGASIAAFKIGIIIPFGTAGLSLLPLVGEGQIGTFVISVAIAWAVGFVASMLLGFTDPEN; via the coding sequence ATGGGTAAGAAAATAGAGCATCTTGAAAATATCGCCTCTGCGATTGAGAAACACATCGGCGGACTGGATAACGTTGCGACACTGACGCACTGCATGACACGGGTTCGCATCGTCTTAAAAGATCGCAGTTTGATGGACATGGATGGCTTGAAAAAGTGTGATGGTATCAGTGGGGTCGTCGATGCTGGTGAACAGTATCAGGTGATCGTGGGTATGGGCACGGCGGGCAAAGTACACGGGGTATTAAACAAACGCTATCAGGGTGACAGTGCTGTTGATGATCAAACCTTTGCACCACAAAAACTCACTTTGCGCGGTGCACTCAACACCTTAGCGGCGATTTTCGTTCCGACGATACCAGCATTGATAGGCTGTGGTTTGGTCTTGGGACTCGTGAATATCTTTAAACTGCTTGCGCCCGGTGTGGTCGAGGCCTACCCAGATATCTTCACCCTCTTTACTGTAGTGGGTCGCGTGGTGTTTGCGGTGCTCTCTATCATGATTGGTATGAACACAGCTAAAGAGTTAAAAGCGTCTCCAGCGATTGGTGCGGTGATGGCGGGGTTGTTGATGTCGCCAAGCCTTGCCAATGTCACGCTGTTTGGCGAAAAGCTCACTCCAAACGGTGGCGGTCTATTTGCCGTATTGATGGTGTGTCTGTTCTCGTCGAAGTTTGAGGTGTGGTTCCGTTCACGGTGTCGCGAAAGCCTCGACCTTATCTTAACGCCTTTGGTCACCATCATGGTTTCAGCGTTTGTCGCGCTGTTTATCATGCAGCCCATCGCGCATACGGTGAATGTTTGGTTAGGCAGTGTGGTGTCAACGGCGCTGTTAGGTGATTCTGCGGGCTCTGTCGCGGTCGGCGGTGTGCTGGGTGGTGGTTTCTTATTCCTGCTTTTAACCGGTTTACACCAAGGATTGATTCCTATTCATGCGCAAATTTTGGAAACCTTTGGTTTAAATTATCTCTTCCCTATCTTAGCGATGGGAGGCATGGGACAAGTGGGTGCCGCTGCATATGTGTACCTTAAAACCAAGAATGCACGACTAAAGAAAACCATTGCGGGTGCGTTGCCTGTTGGTATCGTGGGTGTAGGCGAACCCTTGCTGTTCGGTGTATCATTGCCGCTAGGTAAAACCTTTATCGCGGGCTGTTTGGGCGGATTTGCGGGTGGTGCGTCAATTGCCGCATTTAAGATTGGTATCATTATTCCATTTGGTACTGCGGGCTTATCACTCTTGCCGCTGGTGGGTGAAGGGCAGATTGGCACCTTTGTGATTTCAGTTGCGATAGCTTGGGCAGTTGGCTTTGTGGCCAGCATGCTGCTCGGTTTTACTGACCCAGAAAACTAA
- the murQ gene encoding N-acetylmuramic acid 6-phosphate etherase gives MTSNLLDCIHREQNSDTVQLSALPLAETLRLLNQHDAMVAECIAQELASVEAAVNLIVRQIKAGGRLIYLGAGTSGRLGVLDSAECPPTFGTSPELVQSIIAGGLEAMLAAVEDVEDDRDAAIYELTQRHLTEKDVVMGIAASGRTPFVVAGMQYANSIGAKTIALCTRGGGEICDLADVAIAPDVGAEVLSGSTRMKSGSAQKMLLGMISTAVMIQLGKVHGNLMIDVVASNEKLRKRAEGIVAQVCEVDIDTAAALLSVVKYNVRAAILKYQLDISAAEALVMAAKPFKTLTSQLEQA, from the coding sequence ATGACAAGCAATCTATTGGACTGTATCCACCGAGAGCAAAACAGCGACACGGTGCAACTTTCGGCGCTGCCGCTGGCAGAGACGCTGCGTTTACTAAATCAACACGATGCCATGGTTGCCGAGTGTATCGCGCAGGAGTTAGCGTCGGTTGAAGCGGCAGTCAACTTGATCGTTCGCCAAATCAAAGCGGGCGGTCGACTGATATACCTTGGTGCAGGGACGAGTGGTCGACTAGGTGTATTAGATTCTGCGGAATGCCCGCCGACGTTTGGTACGTCTCCTGAACTGGTGCAATCCATTATTGCGGGTGGGTTAGAAGCCATGTTGGCGGCGGTTGAAGATGTGGAAGATGACCGTGACGCTGCGATCTATGAACTAACCCAGCGACACTTGACCGAAAAAGATGTGGTGATGGGGATAGCGGCAAGTGGACGCACGCCATTTGTGGTTGCCGGTATGCAGTATGCCAACAGTATCGGTGCGAAGACCATTGCACTGTGTACACGGGGTGGCGGCGAAATTTGTGATCTTGCCGATGTCGCGATAGCGCCAGATGTGGGCGCAGAAGTGCTGTCGGGGTCGACGCGCATGAAATCAGGTTCGGCACAAAAAATGTTGCTCGGGATGATCAGTACCGCGGTGATGATCCAGCTAGGTAAGGTGCATGGCAATCTGATGATTGATGTTGTCGCGAGCAATGAAAAGCTGCGAAAACGTGCGGAAGGCATCGTAGCGCAGGTGTGCGAGGTAGATATCGACACTGCTGCTGCTTTGCTCTCGGTCGTGAAGTACAACGTACGCGCTGCCATTTTGAAGTATCAGTTAGATATCAGTGCTGCAGAAGCGTTAGTGATGGCAGCGAAACCGTTCAAGACATTGACGTCGCAACTCGAGCAAGCATAA
- a CDS encoding recombinase family protein produces the protein MIIELINSQRGMITQPNRSATGKEGIALSDRKIARVNVMRLHFAVVKTISADQLAENATGLVFHSLGDLDINSDVGRIIYTMISAFAEMERKRILQRCNEGRERAKAEGRHLGRFPNQTLHNEIRRLAAEGMNKHAISKQLGCSRTTVYKVLVVNT, from the coding sequence ATAATTATTGAACTCATCAATAGTCAGCGCGGCATGATCACACAACCAAACAGAAGTGCAACAGGCAAAGAGGGGATTGCTCTAAGCGACAGAAAGATAGCGAGAGTGAATGTAATGAGGTTACATTTTGCAGTTGTTAAAACTATTAGCGCAGATCAGCTAGCTGAGAACGCCACGGGGTTAGTTTTCCATAGCCTAGGCGATCTCGATATTAACAGCGATGTGGGGCGGATTATCTATACCATGATTTCAGCATTCGCCGAGATGGAGCGCAAACGCATTTTGCAGCGCTGCAACGAAGGACGCGAAAGAGCCAAAGCAGAAGGTCGGCATTTAGGCCGTTTCCCCAATCAAACGTTGCACAATGAGATCCGTCGCTTAGCCGCTGAAGGCATGAATAAGCATGCCATCAGTAAACAGTTGGGGTGCAGTCGAACCACGGTGTATAAGGTGTTGGTAGTTAATACTTAG
- a CDS encoding ankyrin repeat domain-containing protein: MAVEMLRAITQDNFDEVAKLIKQGFDIQEISAKEHWTYLHTSLRSLRRKPSPKMLQFLIDSGLDVNLQDCYGATPLQYAVQNRHGECVRVLLENNANPNTLCEDGRTPLKSSYRGSNVDHDVIELLIKYGADVFAVGTGSIPTKDLALEQAEVRQDEKLKTIFAKY; encoded by the coding sequence ATGGCAGTCGAAATGCTAAGAGCAATCACTCAAGATAACTTTGATGAAGTAGCAAAGTTGATTAAGCAAGGGTTCGATATTCAAGAAATCTCTGCAAAAGAGCATTGGACTTACCTACACACATCGTTACGTAGCCTGAGACGTAAACCATCACCCAAGATGCTGCAATTTTTAATTGACTCAGGGCTAGACGTTAACTTGCAAGATTGCTACGGCGCAACACCGTTGCAATATGCCGTTCAAAATAGGCACGGAGAGTGTGTGCGAGTATTACTCGAAAACAACGCTAATCCCAATACCCTTTGTGAAGATGGAAGAACCCCCTTAAAATCGTCGTATCGTGGAAGCAACGTAGACCATGATGTCATTGAGTTGCTTATTAAGTATGGGGCCGATGTCTTTGCTGTAGGAACAGGTAGTATTCCGACAAAAGACCTGGCGTTGGAACAAGCAGAAGTAAGACAAGACGAAAAGCTCAAAACTATTTTCGCTAAGTATTAA